GGCCTGCACGTATCCTCTCCAAAACACCGCACGCTCTTCAAAGCGGTCGAGTGCATGCTGCTGGGCATAGATTGGAAGCGGTATATCTTCATCAACATTGGTCAGTCCCAACTGGCTCGGTTTGATAGAAATCCAGTCAAATTCATCTATTTTGACCGGAGAGGGAACCCCCATACGGACTATTATCCTTTTCTTTCCGTCTATGTTCTGTAAAGTCGTGCTATGGACCAGCCGGTGAATATAGATTTCATTGGTCCCACCAAATTGTTCTATCGCCATCCGGTCAAAACTGAACCGTACTGTACCCCTGTAAAAATCATAGAGCTGTAGATCATTGATACTCATGATCTGTATAATATTCGTGCGCTGCTGACCAAACCACTCTGTCGTGGTAAAATAAGGCGCGAACACCTCCCGTAACTTGGAAAACCCTTTGATCCTCGTGCCCACTCTGTACTGTATATAATGAAGCAGGACAAGCGCATCAGTCAAAAAGCGTGCATAAGAGATCTTTTCTCCCAGCAGGGTTTCGATATATTGACTGCTGAGCAGTTCGGCCAAAGTTTGCTTATAATTTTTGAGCTCCTCTTCATTCATGACACGATTACCACGCAGGATCACCTTGATCTCGGGATATCTATATAGGTATAATAGTCGGAGGCTACTTTCAGGAAGAAGCTCAAAATATCCCTTGCCAACCATTTTTTCACAGATAATGCGTAACCTGTGGTAAAATACCCGACGGCGGGCCTGTTCCTTCTGGCCGTAACTGATTTTTCGATGGCTCGATTTAGTCATACCCCTCCATTTAACTTAAATTCTCGAAATATGAGATCCCTTCCTAATAAAAAGAGGATTTAAATATTCCTTAAGTTAATAAAAATCAGGTCAATTTCCAACATTTAGAAGTTGAAATGAGCTAATCCTGATGGATTCTATATCGTTAATGTCAATTATGCCTAGACTCCTAGTTATTATAAAAAGTCTATATTACTTTTTGCCTAGCTTTTGTTCCAGCTCAGCTATATATTTCCGCTGCAAGAGAAGAATTTCTTCGTTTTTGCCTAATAAGATATCCTTCAGATTTATCTGTTCATTGAGGTCATCTACTTTTTGTTCCCAATTACTGACTTCCAACTCTTTAAAAACTTTAAAAGGAGCATCTTGGTAATAATACGATAG
The genomic region above belongs to Sphingobacterium zeae and contains:
- a CDS encoding helix-turn-helix domain-containing protein, which gives rise to MKINIGQIIKKVATEQGISQKQLGDKINKTKQGVASIYRRSTIDIELLKEIALVLNHDFLSYYYQDAPFKVFKELEVSNWEQKVDDLNEQINLKDILLGKNEEILLLQRKYIAELEQKLGKK